The following proteins are encoded in a genomic region of Nicotiana sylvestris chromosome 4, ASM39365v2, whole genome shotgun sequence:
- the LOC104243522 gene encoding aldehyde oxidase GLOX-like translates to MTTRTAVILLSNFLWQWPVLILLLPFHHNSANAAVGGTWELLMSDIGISAMHMQLLNNDRVVMFDRTDFGASNIALPNGKCRNNSNDLALIVDCTAHSVEFDVTTNSVRPLMVQTNVWCSSGSATSDGSLVQTGGFNDGINVVRVFKPCITGKRSTCDWQEMGNGLIQSRWYATNHMLPDGRQIIIGGRAAFNYEFYPKTASTNNVFSLPFLEQTNDPMEENNLYPFVFLNVDGNLFIFANDRAILFDYKSNTVVKTYPQIPGGDPRNYPSTGSAVLLPLKNLQEQTIQAEFLVCGGTPRGSYLKATTGDFLGALNTCGRITITDPDPQWTMETMPLARTMGDMIILPNGNVLILNGAAAGAAGWELGRDPVLCPVIYRPDNPLDSRFEVQNPNTIPRMYHSTAVLLRDGRVLVGGSNPNEFYNFTGVLFPTELSLEAFSPSYLDPKSANLRPQIISPTSRHKFKYGQRVNIQFTVSGLLNRDLIKVTMVAPGFNTHSFTMNQRMLVLSSGDVRLIGKFVYQVSLVFPKSGKLAPPGYYMLFVVHQDIPSEGIWVRIH, encoded by the coding sequence ATGACGACTAGAACAGCAGTTATTCTTTTATCCAATTTTCTTTGGCAGTGGCCTGTGCTTATTCTGCTACTACCATTTCACCACAACTCAGCTAACGCTGCGGTTGGTGGCACGTGGGAGCTACTGATGTCCGACATTGGCATTTCAGCCATGCACATGCAACTCCTCAACAACGATAGAGTCGTCATGTTCGACCGTACTGACTTTGGCGCATCCAACATCGCATTGCCCAATGGCAAATGCCGCAACAACTCTAATGACCTCGCGTTGATAGTTGACTGCACTGCTCACTCTGTAGAATTCGACGTCACCACCAACTCTGTACGTCCACTCATGGTCCAGACCAACGTGTGGTGCTCCTCTGGCTCCGCCACGTCCGATGGTTCTTTGGTCCAAACTGGTGGCTTCAACGATGGTATAAACGTTGTAAGAGTTTTCAAACCGTGCATTACAGGTAAAAGGAGCACTTGTGACTGgcaagaaatgggaaatggcttAATTCAAAGCCGATGGTATGCTACCAATCATATGCTTCCAGATGGCAGGCAAATTATTATTGGCGGTCGTGCCGCTTTTAACTACGAGTTTTATCCCAAGACTGCTTCAACCAACAACGTATTTAGCCTGCCGTTTCTTGAGCAGACTAATGATCCTATGGAGGAGAACAATCTTTACCCTTTTGTTTTTCTCAATGTAGATGGAAATCTATTCATTTTCGCCAATGACCGAGCTATTTTGTTCGATTACAAGTCGAACACGGTGGTGAAAACGTACCCACAAATACCTGGTGGCGACCCAAGAAATTATCCAAGTACGGGTTCTGCAGTTCTTCTTCCATTAAAGAACTTGCAAGAACAAACGATCCAAGCTGAGTTTTTGGTTTGTGGTGGAACACCAAGAGGGTCATACCTCAAAGCAACAACAGGTGACTTTTTGGGTGCATTAAATACTTGTGGCCGGATTACAATTACCGACCCGGATCCACAGTGGACAATGGAAACCATGCCACTGGCTCGAACAATGGGGGATATGATAATTTTACCAAATGGAAATGTTTTGATCCTAAATGGAGCTGCCGCGGGCGCTGCTGGATGGGAACTTGGTAGGGACCCAGTCTTGTGTCCTGTAATTTATCGACCTGATAATCCACTTGATTCTAGATTCGAGGTACAGAACCCGAATACCATACCCAGAATGTACCACTCAACAGCTGTTTTACTTCGAGATGGTCGGGTTCTTGTTGGTGGTAGTAACCCAAATGAGTTTTACAATTTCACAGGAGTACTCTTTCCGACGGAGTTAAGCTTGGAGGCATTCTCACCATCCTATTTGGATCCGAAATCTGCTAATTTGCGACCACAGATCATTTCTCCCACTTCCCGCCATAAATTCAAGTATGGGCAACGAGTTAACATTCAGTTTACTGTTTCTGGATTACTGAACAGAGATTTGATCAAAGTAACGATGGTTGCACCCGGATTTAATACACATTCATTTACTATGAACCAAAGAATGCTAGTACTTTCAAGTGGAGATGTAAGATTGATTGGAAAATTCGTCTATCAAGTCAGTTTGGTGTTTCCAAAATCGGGTAAATTAGCACCACCTGGTTACTATATGTTATTTGTGGTTCATCAAGATATCCCAAGCGAGGGAATTTGGGTTAGGATCCACTAA
- the LOC104243521 gene encoding aldehyde oxidase GLOX1-like — translation MTTRKTAVHFSVLWQLPLLLLLSCQSNLTYAAGGKWQLLMSNIGISAMHIQLLNNDRVIMYDRTDFGPSNISLPDGKCRNNPNDLALKVDCTAHSVEYDVSTNSVRPLMVQTDVWCSSGSVNSDGSLVQTGGFNDGEHMVRVVKPCSTCDWQEMGNNLIQSRWYSTNHILPDGRQIIIGGRKAFNYEFYPKTASTNNVFSLPFLQQTNNPREENNLFPFVFLNVDGNLFIFANDRAILLDYKTNTVVKTFPQIPGGDPRNYPSSGSAVLLPLKNLRSQTVQAEVLVCGGAPRGSYPKADKGEFLGALNTCGRITITDPNPQWTMETMPLARTMGDMVILPNGNVLIINGAASGTAGWQIARNPVLSPVIYRPDNPSDSRFEVQNPNAIPRMYHSTAVLLRDGRVLVGGSNPNELYNFTGVLFPTDLSLEAFSPSYLDQESANLRPRIISPASHLKYTYGQRVDILFTASGLLNRDLVKVTMVAPGFNTHSFTMNQRMLVLPRSGMVRQVGRFVYQISCVFPKSGIFAPLGYYLLFVVHQDIPSEAIWVRIQ, via the coding sequence ATGACGACTAGAAAAACAGCCGTTCATTTTTCCGTTCTTTGGCAGCTGCCTCTGCTTCTGCTACTATCATGTCAGTCGAACTTGACTTATGCAGCAGGTGGCAAATGGCAGCTATTAATGTCCAACATTGGCATTTCAGCCATGCACATCCAACTCCTCAACAACGACAGAGTTATAATGTACGACCGTACTGACTTTGGCCCATCCAACATCTCATTGCCCGATGGCAAATGTCGCAACAACCCTAATGACCTCGCCTTGAAAGTCGATTGCACTGCTCACTCTGTCGAGTACGATGTTTCCACAAACTCTGTGCGTCCCCTCATGGTCCAGACCGATGTATGGTGCTCCTCTGGCTCCGTCAACTCCGACGGTTCTTTGGTCCAAACTGGTGGTTTCAACGACGGTGAACATATGGTTAGAGTAGTCAAACCATGCAGCACTTGTGACTGGCAGGAAATGGGAAATAACCTAATTCAGAGTCGATGGTATTCCACCAATCATATTCTTCCCGATGGAAGGCAAATTATCATTGGTGGTCGTAAGGCTTTTAACTACGAGTTTTATCCCAAAACTGCTTCAACCAACAACGTATTTAGCCTACCCTTTCTTCAGCAGACTAATAATCCTAGAGAAGAGAACAATCTTTTCCCGTTTGTTTTTCTCAATGTGGATGGAAACCTATTCATTTTCGCCAATGATCGAGCTATCTTGTTGGATTACAAGACGAACACGGTTGTGAAAACATTTCCACAAATACCGGGTGGCGACCCAAGAAATTATCCAAGTTCGGGTTCTGCAGTTCTTCTTCCATTAAAGAACTTGAGGTCACAAACGGTCCAAGCTGAGGTTTTGGTGTGTGGTGGAGCACCGAGAGGATCATACCCCAAAGCGGACAAAGGTGAATTTTTGGGTGCATTAAACACGTGCGGGCGAATTACAATTACCGACCCGAATCCACAGTGGACCATGGAGACAATGCCACTAGCTCGAACAATGGGCGACATGGTAATTTTACCAAACGGAAATGTCTTGATCATCAATGGAGCTGCATCAGGCACTGCTGGATGGCAAATAGCTAGGAACCCGGTCCTGAGTCCAGTAATTTATCGACCCGATAACCCATCAGATTCTAGATTCGAGGTACAAAACCCGAATGCCATACCTAGAATGTACCACTCAACAGCGGTTTTACTTCGAGATGGTCGGGTTCTTGTTGGTGGTAGTAACCCAAATGAACTTTACAATTTCACCGGAGTTCTTTTTCCAACAGATTTAAGCTTGGAGGCATTCTCACCATCCTATTTGGATCAAGAATCTGCTAATTTGCGACCACGAATCATTTCTCCTGCTTCCCATCTTAAATACACGTATGGTCAACGTGTTGACATTCTATTTACTGCGTCGGGATTACTAAATAGAGATTTGGTCAAAGTAACGATGGTTGCACCTGGGTTTAATACACATTCATTTACTATGAACCAAAGAATGTTGGTACTTCCAAGATCTGGAATGGTAAGACAAGTTGGAAGATTTGTGTATCAAATCAGTTGTGTGTTTCCAAAGTCGGGTATATTTGCACCACTAGGTTACTATCTTCTATTCGTGGTTCATCAGGACATCCCGAGCGAGGCAATTTGGGTCAGGATCCAGTAA